A genomic region of Pseudomonas sp. RSB 5.4 contains the following coding sequences:
- a CDS encoding methyl-accepting chemotaxis protein, with translation MQAFLSPGIKLLGRFGFARKFQLLFLLFILPLAGSLLMIGQDYRDKLNLISGERAGVRQLLSLDALDNLLAAQRDRAARWRATETNRQPTPATLAAMAAFDKVQPSVLQATTDLGDALKNEGAEGETLARYQALQTALGGLDSKSLSSVGWWPDGYERFTNALSALQALREQIVMDNRLTLAPWLETYLLTQISTQHAPDLIERVGRLAAVGQASVVSGQFTLQSRLQLRDLRGRIGDAREQLVKTASLLEARLPSDLQTWAGQYHDRLKRLDAGLKVLDDGVFGGSITLKPEDFERSLDALLGDLASLRQQSLLSLDQRLDAYHASAIRQFIVVAAIFGCLLLAALYLFVCLQASIRRSASGITLLAEALRDGNLSLQVPVVGRDELAAISTALNVAVVQLRASMLGVDHETSQLSHAVRSLNDHSSGALSEVEAQQLQISQIAAAATQLAATSQGVAQSCEQASGSAQHTRRIAADSSRDSQRTTASIQQLNQRLNDTAAALGRVSEQGQQIQLVVDTIRGVAEQTNLLALNAAIEAARAGEQGRGFAVVADEVRSLSQRTQSSTAQIAGTVDSLRATVNEAVSLMEAACGQAQSDAEAVTGLGERLGEIASAVQSVTDTLAQIATAVEEQASTADEVSGNIQQVDQAAVRLLEGARAVNLAADTLSQGSKALSDNTARFRLS, from the coding sequence ATGCAGGCTTTCTTGTCACCGGGGATCAAATTGCTGGGGCGGTTTGGATTCGCACGTAAATTCCAGCTGTTGTTTCTGCTGTTCATTCTGCCGTTGGCCGGCAGCCTGTTGATGATCGGCCAGGACTATCGCGACAAGCTCAACCTGATTTCCGGCGAACGTGCCGGGGTGCGCCAGTTGCTCAGCCTCGATGCGCTGGACAACCTGCTCGCCGCCCAACGTGACCGCGCCGCCCGTTGGCGCGCCACCGAAACCAATCGCCAGCCAACCCCGGCAACTCTCGCCGCCATGGCTGCGTTCGACAAGGTTCAGCCCTCTGTTCTGCAAGCCACCACGGATCTGGGCGACGCCCTGAAAAATGAAGGTGCCGAAGGCGAAACCCTCGCCCGCTATCAAGCCCTGCAAACCGCGCTCGGCGGTCTGGATTCGAAAAGCCTGAGCAGCGTCGGCTGGTGGCCGGACGGTTATGAGCGTTTCACCAACGCCCTCAGCGCCCTGCAAGCCTTGCGCGAGCAGATTGTCATGGACAACCGCCTGACGCTGGCGCCATGGCTGGAAACCTATCTGCTGACGCAGATCTCCACGCAGCACGCACCGGATCTGATCGAGCGCGTGGGTCGCCTGGCGGCGGTCGGCCAGGCTTCGGTGGTCTCGGGACAATTCACTCTGCAAAGCCGCTTGCAGTTGCGCGACCTGCGCGGCCGCATCGGCGATGCCCGCGAGCAGCTTGTCAAAACGGCAAGCCTGCTCGAAGCGCGCCTGCCGAGCGATCTGCAAACCTGGGCCGGTCAGTACCACGACCGTCTCAAGCGTCTCGATGCTGGGCTGAAAGTGCTGGATGACGGCGTGTTCGGCGGCAGCATTACCCTCAAACCGGAAGACTTCGAACGCAGCCTCGATGCACTGCTGGGCGATCTTGCGTCGCTGCGCCAGCAATCACTGCTGTCGCTGGATCAGCGTCTGGACGCCTACCACGCTTCGGCGATTCGCCAGTTCATCGTGGTCGCGGCGATCTTCGGTTGCCTGCTGCTGGCGGCGCTGTACCTGTTCGTCTGCCTGCAGGCTTCGATCCGCCGCAGCGCCAGTGGCATTACTCTGCTGGCCGAGGCCCTGCGTGACGGCAACCTGAGCTTGCAAGTGCCGGTGGTGGGCCGCGATGAGCTGGCGGCGATCAGCACCGCGCTCAACGTTGCCGTGGTGCAACTGCGCGCCAGCATGCTCGGGGTCGATCACGAGACCTCGCAACTGAGCCACGCGGTGCGCAGCCTCAACGATCACTCCAGCGGCGCGCTCAGCGAAGTCGAGGCGCAGCAGTTGCAGATCAGCCAGATTGCCGCCGCCGCCACGCAACTGGCCGCCACTTCGCAAGGGGTGGCGCAGAGTTGCGAACAGGCTTCCGGCAGCGCTCAGCACACTCGGCGCATCGCCGCCGACAGCAGCCGCGACAGCCAGCGCACCACGGCGAGCATTCAGCAACTCAACCAACGCCTCAACGACACCGCAGCGGCACTCGGTCGAGTCAGCGAGCAAGGTCAGCAGATTCAACTGGTGGTCGATACCATTCGTGGCGTCGCCGAGCAGACCAACCTGTTGGCGCTCAACGCCGCGATTGAAGCGGCACGCGCCGGCGAACAGGGGCGCGGGTTTGCCGTGGTCGCCGATGAGGTACGCAGCCTGTCGCAACGCACTCAGTCATCGACCGCGCAGATTGCCGGCACGGTCGATAGCCTGCGTGCCACGGTCAACGAAGCGGTGAGTCTGATGGAAGCCGCCTGCGGCCAGGCGCAATCGGATGCCGAAGCCGTGACCGGTCTTGGTGAACGTCTCGGCGAAATTGCCAGCGCGGTGCAGAGCGTCACGGACACCCTGGCGCAGATCGCCACCGCCGTCGAAGAACAGGCAAGCACCGCCGATGAAGTCAGCGGCAATATCCAGCAGGTCGATCAGGCCGCAGTGCGTCTGCTGGAAGGCGCCCGTGCAGTGAACCTGGCGGCGGACACCCTGAGCCAGGGCAGCAAGGCCCTGAGCGACAACACCGCACGCTTCCGCCTCAGCTGA
- a CDS encoding LysR substrate-binding domain-containing protein: MPDHRLPPLNAVRAFDAAARLGSYVEASKALHVTQPAIGRHVKLLEEWLGIQLFERTSRGVNLTAAGEKYHRKIAAALQLIIEAGKEAQPKEAERWLRIMVVPGFAKRWLMPRIEAMRHLRPGLKFAIEPNSTFTEVDGKSADLGIVYGLDGQYADSREALICPRVFPICTPHYLASIGPVTSPADLVRHELIHVDDGEWWNLWFAAHDLDIHLNSDMLYVNNDHALSVAESGQGIALANEVLVREELKSGKLVRAVDAQVKLESYRVLTPSAELSADAAWFIQWLKTELEADFPEARIS, encoded by the coding sequence ATGCCCGACCACCGTTTGCCGCCACTCAACGCGGTGCGTGCTTTTGATGCCGCCGCGCGCCTGGGCAGCTACGTCGAAGCCTCGAAAGCCCTGCATGTGACCCAGCCAGCGATTGGTCGGCACGTGAAGTTGCTGGAGGAGTGGCTGGGCATTCAGTTGTTCGAGCGCACTTCGCGCGGGGTCAACCTGACAGCGGCGGGGGAGAAGTACCACCGCAAGATCGCCGCCGCCCTGCAGTTGATCATCGAGGCCGGCAAGGAAGCGCAGCCCAAAGAGGCCGAGCGCTGGTTGCGGATCATGGTGGTGCCGGGGTTCGCCAAGCGCTGGTTGATGCCGCGCATCGAAGCGATGCGCCATTTGCGTCCGGGTTTGAAGTTCGCCATCGAGCCGAATTCGACCTTCACCGAAGTCGATGGCAAAAGCGCCGATCTGGGCATTGTTTATGGCCTCGACGGGCAATACGCCGACTCCCGTGAAGCGTTGATCTGCCCGCGCGTGTTTCCGATCTGCACCCCGCACTATCTCGCCAGCATCGGACCTGTGACCAGCCCGGCCGATCTGGTTCGTCACGAGCTGATCCACGTCGATGATGGCGAATGGTGGAACCTGTGGTTCGCCGCGCACGACCTGGATATTCACCTCAATTCGGACATGCTCTACGTCAACAACGATCACGCGCTGTCGGTGGCCGAAAGCGGGCAGGGCATAGCCCTGGCCAACGAAGTGCTGGTTCGCGAGGAACTCAAATCCGGCAAACTGGTGCGCGCGGTGGACGCCCAGGTGAAGCTGGAAAGCTATCGGGTCCTCACGCCGTCCGCCGAACTGTCGGCGGATGCGGCGTGGTTTATTCAGTGGCTGAAGACCGAGCTGGAAGCGGACTTCCCCGAGGCGCGGATCAGCTGA
- a CDS encoding ABC transporter ATP-binding protein: MNALHSLQTLAVSIRSVRKVYGDPNTGPVALKNIDLDIRDNEFFTLLGPSGCGKTTLLRMIAGFEFPTEGEILLYGENIADRPPFQRPVNTVFQHYALFPHMTIAENLAFGLESQPMGKVLSKTQIAERVREMLALVQMERFAQRKPAQLSGGQQQRVALARALAPHPKVLLLDEPLSALDLKLRQAMREELKSIQAKTGITFIFVTHDQEEALTMSDRIAVLSEGEVQQVGRPQDIYERPRNRFVADFIGETNFIEGTVTQVEDGMAWFAGPAGHPLPAQACSDVAVGASVTLSVRPERLHLVAADMENALPGRIEAQIYLGTDLQYQVSLSDGSRLTVRTPNCVDQSLRFAVGSQAGLLFDRGSACVLHD; this comes from the coding sequence ATGAATGCCCTGCATTCGCTGCAAACGCTGGCGGTGTCGATCCGCTCGGTGCGCAAGGTTTACGGTGATCCGAACACCGGTCCGGTGGCGTTGAAAAACATCGACCTGGACATCCGCGACAACGAATTCTTCACCCTGCTCGGCCCTTCCGGCTGCGGCAAAACCACCCTGCTGCGGATGATCGCCGGCTTCGAGTTTCCTACCGAAGGCGAGATCCTGCTGTACGGCGAAAACATCGCTGATCGCCCGCCGTTCCAGCGGCCGGTCAACACAGTGTTCCAGCATTACGCACTGTTCCCGCACATGACCATCGCCGAAAACCTGGCCTTCGGCCTCGAATCGCAGCCGATGGGCAAAGTCCTGAGCAAGACGCAGATCGCCGAGCGCGTGCGCGAGATGCTCGCGCTGGTGCAGATGGAGCGCTTCGCCCAGCGCAAACCGGCGCAGCTGTCCGGCGGTCAGCAACAGCGTGTCGCCCTCGCCCGCGCACTGGCGCCACACCCCAAGGTGCTGCTGCTCGATGAGCCACTGTCCGCGCTCGATCTGAAGCTGCGCCAGGCCATGCGCGAAGAGCTGAAATCGATTCAGGCCAAGACCGGCATCACTTTCATCTTCGTCACCCACGACCAGGAAGAAGCGCTGACCATGTCCGACCGCATCGCCGTGTTGTCCGAAGGCGAAGTGCAGCAGGTCGGCCGCCCGCAAGACATTTACGAACGCCCGCGCAATCGCTTCGTCGCCGACTTCATTGGCGAAACCAATTTCATCGAGGGCACGGTCACGCAAGTCGAAGACGGCATGGCCTGGTTCGCCGGGCCGGCCGGGCATCCGTTGCCGGCGCAAGCGTGCAGCGATGTGGCGGTCGGCGCCAGCGTGACGTTGTCGGTGCGTCCGGAACGCCTGCATCTGGTCGCAGCCGACATGGAAAACGCCTTGCCGGGCCGGATCGAAGCGCAGATCTACCTTGGCACCGATCTGCAATATCAGGTCAGCCTCAGCGACGGTTCGCGCCTCACCGTGCGCACGCCCAACTGCGTCGATCAGAGCCTGCGCTTTGCCGTCGGCAGTCAGGCCGGTCTGTTGTTCGACCGGGGAAGCGCCTGCGTCCTGCACGATTGA
- a CDS encoding ABC transporter permease: MHALPIANTLERRKAFQSFLGVSPALLAIGLFLVVPILIVIGYSLMEANPYGGVNKVFSTDAYTSLLFERQMDDSLAFADSYLIIALRSIGIAGLTTIITLLIGFPVAVWLAMQPAHRRGLLIFLITVPFWANLLIRTYAWILLLRNTGVINNSLMGMGVIHEPLQLLYTDGAVLLGLVYTYAPFVVLPIYATLEKMDISLLEAAQDLYAGRVRTLRKVVLPIAKPGILAGAILTFVPCLGAMIAPELLGGGTRMMLGNLIFRQFSDARNWPFGAALSLVLMAAVMLVLTVYALRAERQRIAKGGA; the protein is encoded by the coding sequence ATGCACGCCTTACCGATTGCCAACACGCTGGAACGCCGCAAGGCTTTCCAGAGCTTCCTCGGAGTGAGCCCGGCGCTGCTCGCCATCGGCTTGTTTCTGGTGGTGCCGATCCTGATCGTCATCGGCTATTCGCTGATGGAAGCCAACCCCTACGGCGGGGTCAATAAAGTCTTCAGTACTGATGCTTACACCTCGTTGCTGTTCGAACGCCAGATGGACGACAGCCTCGCGTTCGCCGACTCCTATCTGATCATTGCCCTGCGCTCGATCGGCATCGCCGGGCTGACCACGATCATCACCCTGCTGATCGGTTTCCCGGTTGCGGTGTGGCTGGCGATGCAACCGGCGCACCGGCGTGGCTTGCTGATCTTTCTGATCACCGTGCCGTTCTGGGCCAACCTGCTGATTCGCACTTACGCGTGGATTCTGCTGCTGCGTAACACCGGAGTGATCAACAACAGCCTGATGGGCATGGGCGTCATCCATGAGCCGTTGCAGTTGTTGTACACCGATGGCGCGGTGCTGCTGGGGCTGGTTTATACCTACGCGCCGTTCGTGGTGTTGCCGATCTACGCGACGCTGGAAAAGATGGATATTAGCCTGCTCGAAGCGGCGCAGGATCTGTATGCCGGCCGCGTGCGCACCTTGCGCAAAGTGGTGCTGCCGATTGCCAAACCGGGGATTCTCGCTGGCGCCATCCTCACCTTCGTGCCCTGCCTGGGCGCAATGATCGCTCCGGAATTGCTCGGCGGCGGCACGCGGATGATGCTCGGCAATCTGATTTTCCGGCAGTTCAGCGATGCCCGTAACTGGCCGTTCGGCGCCGCACTGTCGCTGGTGCTGATGGCCGCCGTGATGCTGGTGCTGACCGTGTATGCCCTGCGCGCCGAGCGCCAGCGCATCGCCAAGGGAGGTGCGTGA
- a CDS encoding ABC transporter permease codes for MLGLFKRKGLGVQDFPGFGGFSFLFYLYLYAPIVVLVVFSFNANQSATVWTGFSLDWYRAAFANQALRQAAGNSLLIAVCASMIATAIATLAALGTSRGARFKGLQLSMGAIMLPLVLPEIVVGVATLALFSTIGLSLGYGNLIIAHTVFCIPFAYLPIRARLNDMDLSLEQASADLYAGPWRTFRKVTLPLLMPGIFSGLMLAFIVSLDNFVISMMVSQAGTTTLPIFIFGLLRMGVTPDVNAVSTLILGVSVLFVSLSYLLGKKPA; via the coding sequence ATGCTCGGATTATTCAAACGCAAAGGGCTGGGCGTGCAGGACTTCCCCGGCTTCGGCGGCTTCAGTTTCCTGTTCTATCTGTACCTGTATGCGCCGATCGTGGTGCTGGTGGTGTTCTCGTTCAACGCCAACCAGTCGGCGACGGTGTGGACCGGGTTCAGCCTCGACTGGTACCGCGCCGCGTTCGCCAATCAGGCCCTGCGCCAGGCCGCCGGCAACAGTCTGTTGATCGCGGTCTGCGCAAGCATGATCGCCACCGCGATTGCCACCCTCGCCGCCCTCGGTACTTCGCGCGGTGCCAGGTTCAAGGGCCTGCAACTGTCGATGGGCGCAATCATGCTGCCGCTGGTGTTGCCGGAAATCGTCGTCGGTGTGGCGACGCTCGCGCTGTTCTCGACCATCGGCCTGTCACTGGGTTACGGCAACCTGATCATCGCCCATACGGTGTTCTGCATTCCGTTCGCCTACCTGCCGATCCGCGCTCGCCTCAACGACATGGACCTGTCGCTGGAGCAAGCCTCCGCCGACCTCTACGCCGGCCCGTGGCGCACCTTTCGCAAAGTGACGTTGCCGCTGCTGATGCCGGGGATTTTCTCCGGGCTGATGCTGGCCTTCATCGTCTCGCTGGATAACTTCGTGATCTCGATGATGGTCTCCCAGGCCGGCACCACCACCCTGCCGATCTTCATCTTCGGTCTGTTGCGCATGGGCGTGACACCCGACGTCAACGCCGTCTCGACCCTGATCCTCGGCGTCTCGGTGCTGTTCGTCAGCCTCTCTTACCTGCTGGGCAAAAAGCCCGCCTGA
- a CDS encoding extracellular solute-binding protein, translating to MSKWMKSVGTGLFLTVPLVMTGSVQAAEKLNVVSWSGYFSPEILAKFQKQTGIEVTVDSYDSNETLLAKLKQGGAGYDVAIPSHQFIPILIKENLLERFDPVKEPYYASVVDNLKKPSWDPEGAYSVPFIWGTTSVVLDSARYQGPADSYKVLYEPPAELQGRINMFDSVSDMVDMASLYLNIPLCSEDPKQMQQILTLLKAQKPFVKTYSSKAGSIRENLASGEIDMSMFWGGSSMRAREMKPSLKYLYPKEGVLAWVDNMVIPTGSKNPANAKAFIAFLSQPENSAMTQNFLKHQSPIKGVEPFLDAALKDAPELHIPEGTNVVFSKTCGEGAIRLADRLWTNLMR from the coding sequence ATGAGCAAGTGGATGAAAAGCGTCGGCACCGGGTTGTTCCTGACAGTGCCGCTGGTGATGACCGGCAGCGTTCAGGCCGCGGAAAAACTCAACGTGGTGAGCTGGAGCGGGTACTTCTCGCCGGAGATTCTCGCCAAGTTCCAGAAGCAGACGGGCATCGAAGTCACGGTCGACTCCTACGACTCCAACGAGACCCTGCTGGCCAAGCTGAAACAGGGCGGCGCTGGCTATGACGTGGCGATTCCGTCGCACCAGTTCATCCCGATTCTGATCAAGGAAAACCTGCTCGAGCGTTTCGATCCGGTCAAGGAACCGTACTACGCCAGCGTTGTGGATAACCTGAAAAAACCGAGCTGGGACCCTGAAGGCGCGTATTCGGTGCCGTTCATCTGGGGCACCACCAGCGTGGTCCTCGACAGTGCGCGCTACCAAGGGCCGGCCGATAGCTACAAAGTTTTGTACGAGCCGCCAGCCGAGTTGCAGGGGCGGATCAACATGTTCGATTCGGTCAGCGACATGGTCGACATGGCCAGCCTGTATCTGAACATTCCGCTGTGCAGCGAAGACCCGAAACAGATGCAGCAGATCCTCACGCTGCTCAAGGCGCAGAAGCCGTTCGTGAAGACCTACAGCTCCAAGGCCGGTTCGATCCGCGAAAACCTTGCCTCGGGTGAAATCGACATGTCGATGTTCTGGGGCGGCTCGTCGATGCGCGCCCGCGAGATGAAACCGAGCCTGAAATACCTGTACCCGAAAGAAGGCGTGCTGGCCTGGGTCGACAACATGGTCATCCCCACCGGCAGCAAGAATCCGGCGAATGCCAAGGCCTTCATCGCGTTCCTCAGCCAGCCGGAAAATTCGGCGATGACGCAGAACTTCCTCAAGCACCAGAGCCCGATCAAAGGCGTCGAACCGTTCCTCGATGCGGCGCTCAAGGATGCGCCGGAATTGCACATTCCCGAGGGCACCAACGTGGTGTTCAGCAAGACCTGCGGTGAAGGCGCGATCCGCCTCGCCGACCGTCTCTGGACCAACCTGATGCGTTGA
- a CDS encoding amidase: MNSNNISELVLLQAHALADLIRLRQVSCREVMQTYLAHIERFNPMVNALISLQSPDVLLAQADARDAELARGEYRGWMHGLPHAIKDLSLTQGIRTTLGSPLFKDFIPERDGIMVERIKAAGAIIIGKTNTPEFGLGSQSYNPLFGATGCAFDPSKTAGGSSGGAAAALAMHLVPVADGSDMMGSLRNPAAFNNIFGFRPSQGRVPFDDSADLFFDQLGYEGPMARSVRDAALLLSVQAGGDARAPLSISESGEAFAAPLERDFKGTRLGWLGDFNGYLPMERGVLSLCEKTFADFESIGCQVESVEPGFAPERLWSSWRTLRHWMVSGSLGATYADLQKRALLKPEAIWEVENGLKLSASEVFAASAVRSDWYRAISRLFERYDYLLLPSAQVFPFDKTQPWPTSIEGVSMDTYHRWMEVVIPGTLSGCPVANVQAGFNSNGLPMGLQIIGRHQADFAVLQLAHAYEQASRWFERCPSPLLGQ, translated from the coding sequence ATGAACTCCAATAACATCAGCGAACTGGTCCTGCTGCAGGCCCACGCCCTAGCCGACCTCATCCGCCTGCGCCAGGTGTCCTGCCGCGAAGTGATGCAGACTTATCTTGCCCATATCGAACGCTTCAATCCGATGGTCAACGCGCTGATCAGCCTGCAGTCGCCCGATGTTCTGCTGGCTCAGGCCGATGCGCGCGATGCCGAACTGGCGCGCGGTGAATACCGTGGCTGGATGCACGGCCTGCCCCACGCGATCAAGGATCTGTCGCTGACCCAGGGCATCCGCACCACGCTGGGTTCGCCGCTGTTCAAGGACTTTATCCCCGAGCGCGACGGCATCATGGTCGAGCGGATCAAAGCGGCCGGCGCGATCATCATCGGCAAGACCAACACCCCGGAATTCGGCCTCGGTTCGCAGAGCTATAACCCGTTGTTTGGTGCGACTGGCTGTGCTTTTGATCCGAGCAAAACCGCTGGAGGCAGTAGCGGCGGCGCGGCGGCCGCACTGGCGATGCATCTGGTGCCGGTTGCGGATGGCAGCGACATGATGGGCTCGCTGCGCAATCCGGCGGCGTTCAACAACATCTTTGGTTTTCGTCCGTCGCAGGGGCGTGTGCCGTTTGATGACAGTGCTGATCTGTTTTTTGATCAACTCGGTTATGAAGGACCGATGGCGCGCAGCGTTCGCGATGCAGCGTTGTTGCTTTCGGTACAGGCCGGGGGCGATGCGCGGGCGCCGCTGTCGATCAGCGAATCCGGGGAGGCATTTGCCGCACCGCTGGAGCGCGACTTCAAAGGCACTCGGTTGGGGTGGCTGGGGGACTTCAATGGCTATCTGCCGATGGAGAGAGGTGTGCTGTCGCTGTGTGAGAAGACCTTTGCCGACTTTGAAAGCATCGGTTGTCAGGTTGAGTCGGTTGAGCCGGGTTTCGCGCCTGAGCGGCTGTGGAGCAGTTGGCGGACGCTACGACACTGGATGGTCTCGGGGTCTTTGGGCGCGACGTATGCCGATCTGCAAAAACGTGCGTTGTTGAAACCGGAAGCGATTTGGGAGGTGGAAAACGGCTTGAAGCTCTCGGCCAGCGAAGTGTTCGCCGCATCCGCGGTGCGCAGCGATTGGTATCGGGCGATTTCGCGCTTGTTCGAACGCTACGATTACCTGCTGCTGCCCAGTGCCCAGGTCTTCCCGTTCGATAAAACCCAGCCGTGGCCGACGTCTATCGAAGGCGTGAGCATGGACACGTATCACCGCTGGATGGAGGTGGTCATCCCCGGCACGCTGTCGGGTTGCCCGGTCGCCAACGTTCAGGCGGGATTCAATTCAAATGGTTTACCGATGGGCCTGCAGATCATCGGCCGGCATCAGGCGGACTTCGCGGTTCTGCAATTGGCGCACGCGTATGAACAGGCCAGCCGCTGGTTCGAACGCTGTCCTTCACCGCTGCTCGGCCAATGA
- a CDS encoding DUF2817 domain-containing protein, producing MHSEFPTESSYRQQREAFLAAATAAGAILTSYAHPRCGPFGEPLSTDVAVLGDPQAKRRLVALSGTHGVEGYYGSECQIDWLQAFVPGSLPKDVAVVMIHLINPWGTAWLRRVNEDNIDLNRNHLDFAAPLPDNRAYATLHEIYACTDLHGPERQRADALLDAQIAEHGWPAVMSIVEGGQHSHPDGLFYGGRAPSWSNRTLHQIIDAHLAGAETVMCFDLHTGAGEYGHPMLLTITEAPYPALTQAQSIYGPWLYTLHTSAETLSETGVAATATGYTSQALLDALPGVQLMPFVIECGTYPGPQVHRYLRDDHWLHLHGDPLDATGRAIKLKLLEQFYPADPDWRAMVGLRTRQIWARGLMALSAEQPE from the coding sequence ATGCACAGCGAGTTTCCAACCGAGTCCAGTTACCGCCAACAACGCGAAGCGTTTCTGGCGGCCGCAACAGCTGCCGGCGCAATCCTGACTTCATATGCCCATCCGCGTTGCGGACCGTTTGGCGAACCGCTGAGCACCGATGTCGCGGTGCTCGGAGACCCGCAAGCCAAACGCCGGCTGGTCGCACTCAGCGGCACCCATGGGGTCGAGGGCTATTACGGTTCGGAATGTCAGATTGACTGGCTGCAGGCTTTCGTTCCCGGCTCGCTGCCCAAGGATGTCGCAGTGGTGATGATCCACCTGATCAACCCATGGGGCACCGCCTGGCTGCGCCGGGTCAACGAAGACAACATCGACCTCAACCGCAATCATCTGGATTTCGCCGCCCCGTTGCCGGACAACCGCGCCTACGCCACGCTGCACGAGATCTACGCCTGCACCGATTTGCACGGCCCCGAGCGTCAGCGTGCCGACGCTTTGCTCGACGCACAGATTGCCGAACACGGCTGGCCGGCGGTGATGTCGATTGTCGAGGGCGGTCAGCACAGCCATCCCGATGGACTGTTCTATGGCGGCCGCGCGCCGAGCTGGTCGAATCGCACGCTGCACCAGATCATCGACGCGCATCTGGCGGGCGCGGAAACCGTGATGTGTTTCGACCTGCACACCGGCGCCGGCGAGTACGGCCATCCCATGTTGCTGACCATCACCGAAGCGCCTTACCCGGCACTGACCCAGGCGCAATCGATCTACGGCCCGTGGCTGTACACCTTGCACACCAGTGCCGAAACGCTGAGCGAAACCGGTGTCGCAGCGACGGCTACCGGCTACACCTCACAGGCATTGCTCGATGCGTTGCCGGGCGTGCAACTGATGCCATTCGTGATCGAGTGCGGAACGTATCCGGGGCCGCAGGTGCATCGTTACTTGCGTGATGACCATTGGCTGCATCTGCATGGCGATCCGCTGGATGCGACGGGGCGGGCGATCAAGTTGAAACTGCTGGAACAGTTCTATCCGGCTGATCCTGACTGGCGGGCGATGGTCGGGTTACGCACTCGGCAGATCTGGGCGAGGGGGTTGATGGCCTTGTCGGCAGAGCAGCCTGAATAG